From one Phocaeicola salanitronis DSM 18170 genomic stretch:
- a CDS encoding TonB-dependent receptor: MKSQLKHFFLFAVLTICCTATAVAQATLKGTVVDAVTNEPLIGATIAVQGTTQGAITDVNGGFVLKISKPGETIVFSYIGYKEKRMEITQKGEVDLGIVSMDHDTQMLQDVVVTSSVAIARKTPVAVSSVSMDFIEEKLGTQEFPEILKSTPGVHANKEGGGYGDSEIYMRGFGNENIAVMVNGVPMNDMEWGGIYWSNWAGLTDVTRTMQTQRGLGASKVSAPSVGGTINIVTRGLDSEKGGTLAYSMGNDGMNKILFSVSTGVSKSGWAMTLLGARTWGNGYVQGTDFEGYNYFLNISKRINDAHQLSLTAFGAPQKHYQRDGALTIAGWQRMEKVYGVKNYKYNSTYGFDNNGERQSAEYNVYHKPQISLNHQWQIDEKSSLSTVAYVSIGRGYGNSGQGNEDYGYSYRDWNGAYYGELQTKFRKADGTFDYGAIEDINAASEYGSMLVMSQSKNYHNWYGLLSTYTTKFGEYFDFYGGIDFRYYKGTHTNEISDLFGGQYFMDSTRGDVQVENNANAANPAWRYQKLGVGDVVYRDYDGHVLQEGAFFQTEFNKDKLSAFVAGSLSNTTYWRYDRFYYDEAHAKSDKISFLGFTAKGGANYNITDNHNVFFNLGYISRAPKFSYGAFMQATTSHAINKDAKNEKVLSFELGYGFRNEWLSANVNAYYTKWLDKTMTKSGTMDNQTEYYMNMTGVNALHKGIELDVKITPLNWLELTGMFSLGDWKWDSNATGYAYDAYGNALTAEGTTTTVGAADHANAKINLKGVRVGGSAQTTAAIGATFKIGKSIRVGADWTYYGRNYAYYSLSGSNLSLGREVSVLDPWKIPAASQFDLNASYRFKIGKLNAILSGNVNNLLDYQYISKAYNPNTLSSSTLQEATADNIYCYYAFGRTYSLRLKVNF; encoded by the coding sequence ATGAAAAGTCAGTTGAAACATTTCTTTCTGTTTGCCGTGCTTACGATTTGTTGTACAGCGACGGCGGTAGCTCAGGCTACCTTAAAAGGTACAGTTGTGGATGCGGTCACGAATGAACCCTTAATCGGGGCGACCATTGCGGTACAAGGTACCACTCAAGGTGCGATAACCGATGTAAACGGCGGGTTCGTCTTGAAAATTTCCAAGCCGGGAGAGACGATAGTCTTCTCTTATATCGGCTATAAAGAGAAGCGCATGGAGATAACCCAAAAGGGCGAAGTGGATTTGGGCATCGTGAGCATGGACCACGATACGCAGATGCTGCAGGATGTAGTAGTCACTTCTTCGGTAGCTATCGCCCGCAAGACGCCGGTAGCCGTTTCCAGCGTAAGCATGGACTTTATTGAAGAAAAGCTCGGTACGCAGGAGTTTCCCGAAATCCTGAAGTCGACTCCGGGTGTGCATGCCAACAAGGAAGGCGGAGGTTATGGTGACTCTGAAATCTATATGCGTGGGTTCGGCAACGAGAATATCGCCGTGATGGTGAACGGTGTGCCGATGAACGATATGGAGTGGGGAGGCATCTATTGGTCGAACTGGGCAGGACTGACCGATGTGACACGCACCATGCAGACCCAGCGCGGTTTGGGTGCTTCGAAGGTATCGGCTCCTTCGGTAGGTGGTACCATTAATATCGTAACTCGCGGACTGGATAGCGAAAAAGGCGGAACCCTTGCTTATTCGATGGGGAACGACGGCATGAACAAGATTTTGTTCAGCGTTTCTACCGGTGTGTCGAAAAGCGGCTGGGCAATGACGTTGCTCGGTGCCCGTACGTGGGGTAACGGTTATGTGCAAGGCACTGACTTCGAAGGATACAATTATTTCCTGAACATCTCGAAACGCATCAATGATGCGCACCAGTTGTCGTTGACGGCTTTCGGTGCTCCGCAAAAGCACTACCAGCGTGACGGTGCCCTGACCATTGCCGGCTGGCAACGTATGGAGAAGGTGTATGGCGTGAAGAATTACAAATACAACTCTACGTACGGATTCGATAACAACGGCGAGCGTCAGAGTGCGGAATACAACGTATACCACAAGCCGCAAATCAGCTTGAACCACCAGTGGCAGATTGATGAGAAATCATCGCTGAGTACGGTGGCATACGTATCAATCGGACGCGGTTATGGAAATTCCGGACAAGGAAATGAAGACTATGGATATTCGTACCGCGACTGGAACGGTGCTTATTACGGTGAATTGCAGACCAAATTCCGGAAAGCCGACGGTACGTTCGATTATGGAGCCATCGAAGACATCAATGCCGCAAGCGAGTATGGTTCGATGTTGGTAATGAGCCAGTCGAAGAACTATCACAACTGGTACGGCTTGCTCTCTACCTATACGACCAAGTTCGGCGAATACTTCGATTTCTACGGAGGTATCGATTTCCGTTATTATAAAGGTACGCATACGAACGAGATTTCGGACCTGTTCGGCGGCCAGTATTTCATGGATTCTACCCGTGGCGATGTACAGGTGGAAAACAATGCCAATGCTGCCAATCCGGCATGGAGATACCAGAAACTGGGTGTAGGCGATGTGGTGTACCGTGACTATGACGGACACGTATTGCAAGAGGGAGCTTTCTTCCAGACCGAGTTCAACAAGGATAAGCTCTCGGCTTTCGTGGCAGGTTCGTTATCGAATACCACGTATTGGCGTTACGACCGTTTCTATTACGACGAGGCTCATGCCAAATCGGATAAAATCAGTTTCTTGGGCTTTACGGCAAAGGGTGGTGCCAACTACAACATCACCGACAATCACAATGTATTCTTTAACTTAGGATATATCAGCCGTGCGCCGAAGTTCTCTTACGGTGCTTTCATGCAAGCTACTACGAGCCATGCTATCAACAAGGATGCCAAGAACGAGAAAGTCTTGTCGTTCGAGTTGGGATACGGTTTCCGCAACGAGTGGCTGAGTGCGAACGTGAATGCTTATTATACCAAATGGCTGGACAAGACCATGACCAAGAGCGGTACGATGGATAACCAGACGGAGTATTACATGAACATGACCGGTGTGAACGCCTTGCACAAAGGTATCGAGCTGGATGTGAAAATCACTCCGTTGAACTGGCTGGAGCTGACGGGTATGTTCTCGTTGGGTGACTGGAAATGGGACAGCAACGCTACGGGATATGCTTACGATGCGTATGGAAACGCTTTGACCGCAGAGGGTACAACTACTACGGTAGGTGCTGCTGACCATGCCAATGCCAAGATTAACCTGAAAGGCGTGCGTGTAGGAGGTTCGGCACAGACCACGGCGGCTATCGGCGCTACCTTCAAGATTGGCAAGTCCATCCGTGTAGGTGCCGACTGGACGTATTACGGACGCAACTATGCGTACTATTCATTGTCGGGAAGCAACCTGTCGTTGGGCAGGGAGGTGTCTGTGCTCGACCCGTGGAAGATTCCGGCAGCCAGCCAGTTTGACCTGAATGCTTCTTACCGCTTCAAGATCGGCAAGCTGAATGCTATCCTTTCCGGAAACGTGAACAACTTGCTGGATTACCAGTATATCTCGAAGGCATACAATCCGAATACGCTTTCTTCTTCAACCCTGCAGGAAGCTACAGCCGATAACATTTATTGCTACTATGCGTTCGGCCGTACGTATAGCTTGAGACTGAAAGTAAACTTCTAA